Part of the Caldalkalibacillus thermarum genome, TGGTACGATAGACATGAAAAACATCCTTTCCTTGGTAGATGTTGGTTTAGGCAACTTCATTTTACCAAAGGATTGGGTGTTTTTCGCGTTTTTTGGCCAAATTCCCCAGTTAAATCAAGGGATTCTCGTGTTTTTCAAGGTGCGAAAGTTGAGTTATAGAAAAGTCTATACTTGGTCGGAGACAAGGAGAAGACCAAAAGAACCACTCTGTTTACAAGGAGTGTGTTTTTTGGTCTTCTTTTTGTTTGCTGCAAGGCGTAAAATGTAAGCGTTGTAATCCGGATGCAAATCAAACCCGAGGGAGGCGATGGGATGTCTGCGTTTATTGGTGAATTGGTAGGAACCATGATCTTGATTATCTTTGGAGGAGGTGTGGTTGCTGGTGTAGTCCTTAACAAATCTAAAGCACAAAATAGCGGCTGGATTGTGATTACGTTAGGGTGGGGACTGGCTGTGGCGATCGCTGTCTATGCTGTTGAAGGGATTAGCGGAGCCCACATCAATCCTGCTGTTACCATTGGTCTGGCTGCGGTAGGGGAGTTTCCTTGGTCACAAGTTCCTCTCTATGTGATCGCCCAATTCCTTGGTGCTTTTCTGGGAGCTGTGATTGTTTGGTTACATTATTATCCGCACTGGAGATCAACCCAAGATAAAGGGGCTAAACTCGCAGTGTTTTCAACTGATCCGGCTATTAAACATACACCCTCTAATCTTATCAGTGAAATAATTGGTACGTTTACCCTTCTCTTTTGTTTATTGGCCATAGGCGCCAACCAATTTA contains:
- a CDS encoding MIP/aquaporin family protein, which codes for MSAFIGELVGTMILIIFGGGVVAGVVLNKSKAQNSGWIVITLGWGLAVAIAVYAVEGISGAHINPAVTIGLAAVGEFPWSQVPLYVIAQFLGAFLGAVIVWLHYYPHWRSTQDKGAKLAVFSTDPAIKHTPSNLISEIIGTFTLLFCLLAIGANQFTEGLNPLIVGFLIVAIGLSLGGTTGYAINPARDLGPRIAHFLLPIPGKGDSNWGYAWIPVIGPLIGGVLGAYFYKLVFENGSSGAVIGFVAALTILALFVRLRSSSVGDEEKRCMDSRPN